In a single window of the Rhodamnia argentea isolate NSW1041297 chromosome 2, ASM2092103v1, whole genome shotgun sequence genome:
- the LOC115747866 gene encoding B3 domain-containing protein At5g42700-like isoform X4 has product MVATKPKISFEECRRKRLEENKKRMEALNLPQLSQSLRNSSSPNSTPMKQSKPRTVEKQMVVVRRSSRVANMPAPVYREVVVDRVAVPRRIYKRRDPINLVYASAEAREYAIEKAEQLQSTLEPHYPTLGLPVHFCKTSLPKNDGVMTLVNEDGKEFPTIYLARKTGLSGGWKGFSVAHELTDGDAVVFQLIKPTAMKVVMRLYLRLESHFSCFQTFS; this is encoded by the exons ATGGTGGCTACTAAGCCGAAGATATCCTTCGAGGAATGCCGTCGCAAGAGGCTGGAGGAGAACAAGAAGCGGATGGAGGCTCTCAATCTCCCTCAGCTCTCTCAATCTCTCCGAAACTCCTCCTCTCCCAACTCCACCCCT ATGAAGCAGTCCAAGCCACGCACAGTAGAGAAGCagatggtggtggtgaggaGGTCCAGTCGCGTCGCGAACATGCCCGCTCCTGTTTATAGAGAG GTGGTGGTTGATCGGGTGGCAGTGCCCAGAAG GATTTATAAGAGGAGGGATCCGATCAACCTGGTGTATGCCTCTGCTGAGGCCAGGGAATATGCAATAGAGAAGGCAGAGCAATTGCAGTCCACTCTAGAACCTCACTATCCCACCTTA GGCCTTCCTGTCCACTTTTGCAAGACAAGCCTTCCTAAGAATGACGGGGTCATGACGTTGGTCAACGAAGATGGTAAAGAATTCCCGACAATATATTTGGCGCGGAAGACAGGACTCAGCGGAGGGTGGAAAGGGTTCTCTGTGGCTCATGAGCTAACTGATGGAGATGCTGTAGTTTTCCAGTTAATTAAACCAACCGCAATGAAGGTAGTAATGAGACTGTATTTGAGACTTGAAAGTCATTTTTCTTGCTTCCAAACCTTTTCGTAG
- the LOC115747863 gene encoding probable protein phosphatase 2C 12, with product MRAKTTTAQQLLPSIALSRRDPRFSITATTNPLRNRLPRRPRLIAESCFGWRITKFEELVDVIAPDRPRLLRRNETMSTRSDHQTVPLSVLLKRELANEKIDRPEIVHGQASQSKKGEDYTLLKTECQRIVGDGVTTYSVFALFDGHNGSAAAVYSKENLLNNVLAAMPSDLNRDEWVTALPRALVAGFVKTDKDLQEKAQTSGTTVTFLIIEGWFITVASVGDSRCILESADGSIYYLSADHRLECNEEERNRITASGGEVGRLNTGGGAEIGPLRCWPGGLCLSRSIGDMDVGEFIVPVPYVKQVKLSTAGGRIIMSSDGVWDALSAEAALGCCRGMAPDVAAPQIVKESLREKGLRDDTTCIVIDILPQEKTMAPLPPPKKPGKGVFKSMFRRRSSESSSQIDQEYIEPDVVEELYEDGSAMLSERLDTKYPICNMFRLFMCAVCQVELKPGEGISIHAGSSNPRKVRPWDGPFLCLSCQEKREAMEGTRPFGDGSSRHSSGSDE from the exons ATGAGAGCAAAAACGACCACAGCACAGCAGCTCCTGCCTTCTATTGCGCTTT CTCGCCGGGATCCGCGTTTCTCGATCACAGCGACGACCAATCCGCTTCGCAATCGTCTCCCTCGCCGTCCGCGCTTGATCGCCGA gaGCTGCTTTGGGTGGAGAATAACAAAATTTGAGGAGCTGGTGGATGTTATCGCGCCCGACCGTCCGAGACTTCTGAGGAGAAACGAGACAATGTCGACTAGGAGTGACCATCAGACGGTGCCACTCTCAGTGTTGCTCAAGCGTGAATTAGCCAACGAAAAGATTGACAGACCGGAGATTGTGCATGGGCAGGCTAGCCAGAGCAAGAAAGGGGAGGACTACACGCTGCTCAAGACCGAGTGCCAAAGAATTGTTGGAGATGGGGTCACTACTTATTCTGTTTTTGCT CTATTTGATGGACATAATGGGTCTGCAGCTGCTGTGTATTCGAAGGAAAATCTCCTCAATAATGTTTTAGCAGCGATGCCATCAGATCTTAATAGAGATGAATGGGTAACTGCTCTGCCGAGAGCCCTTGTGGCAGGCTTTGTTAAGACAGACAAAGACTTGCAAGAGAAAG CACAAACTTCAGGAACTACTGTCACCTTTCTAATAATTGAAGGGTGGTTTATAACCGTTGCCTCCGTTGGTGATTCTCGTTGTATACTTGAATCTGCTGATGGATCTATCTACTATTTGTCAGCAGACCATCGGCTTGAGTGCAATGAAGAGGA GAGGAATCGCATTACTGCAAGCGGAGGTGAGGTGGGTCGGCTTAACACTGGAGGCGGTGCTGAG ATTGGTCCTTTGAGATGTTGGCCTGGTGGCTTGTGTCTTTCACGATCTATAGGAGATATGGATGTGGGCGAGTTCATTGTTCCTGTTCCTTATGTAAAGCAAGTGAAg CTATCTACTGCTGGAGGTAGGATAATCATGTCCAGTGACGGCGTTTGGGATGCTTTAAGTGCAGAGGCGGCACTTGGTTGTTGTCGTGGGATGGCGCCAGATGTTGCCGCTCCGCAGATTGTCAAA GAATCTTTACGGGAAAAAGGACTTCGAGATGATACAACATGCATTGTCATCGATATATTACCACAAGAGAAAACAATGGCTCCTTTGCCACCACCGAAGAAGCCAGGAAAAGGAGTATTCAAGTCTATGTTTCGTAGAAGGTCATCTGAATCATCTTCTCAGATTGATCAAGAATATATTGAGCCAGATGTAGTGGAGGAGTTATATGAGGACGGATCAGCGATGCTCTCAGAAAG GCTAGATACAAAATACCCCATATGCAACATGTTTAGGCTGTTCATGTGTGCCGTATGTCAAGTAGAGCTAAAGCCGGGAGAGGGTATATCCATACATGCTGGTTCATCAAATCCCAGAAAAGTGAGACCATGGGATGGACCTTTTCTTTGCTTGAGTTgccaagagaaaagagaagccaTGGAAGGGACAAGACCATTTGGAG ATGGGTCATCTAGACATAGTAGTGGAAGTGATGAGTGA
- the LOC115747866 gene encoding B3 domain-containing protein At5g42700-like isoform X3, producing MVATKPKISFEECRRKRLEENKKRMEALNLPQLSQSLRNSSSPNSTPMKQSKPRTVEKQMVVVRRSSRVANMPAPVYREVVVDRVAVPRRIYKRRDPINLVYASAEAREYAIEKAEQLQSTLEPHYPTLVKSMLPSHGLPVHFCKTSLPKNDGVMTLVNEDGKEFPTIYLARKTGLSGGWKGFSVAHELTDGDAVVFQLIKPTAMKVVMRLYLRLESHFSCFQTFS from the exons ATGGTGGCTACTAAGCCGAAGATATCCTTCGAGGAATGCCGTCGCAAGAGGCTGGAGGAGAACAAGAAGCGGATGGAGGCTCTCAATCTCCCTCAGCTCTCTCAATCTCTCCGAAACTCCTCCTCTCCCAACTCCACCCCT ATGAAGCAGTCCAAGCCACGCACAGTAGAGAAGCagatggtggtggtgaggaGGTCCAGTCGCGTCGCGAACATGCCCGCTCCTGTTTATAGAGAG GTGGTGGTTGATCGGGTGGCAGTGCCCAGAAG GATTTATAAGAGGAGGGATCCGATCAACCTGGTGTATGCCTCTGCTGAGGCCAGGGAATATGCAATAGAGAAGGCAGAGCAATTGCAGTCCACTCTAGAACCTCACTATCCCACCTTAGTCAAATCCATGCTCCCATCTCAT GGCCTTCCTGTCCACTTTTGCAAGACAAGCCTTCCTAAGAATGACGGGGTCATGACGTTGGTCAACGAAGATGGTAAAGAATTCCCGACAATATATTTGGCGCGGAAGACAGGACTCAGCGGAGGGTGGAAAGGGTTCTCTGTGGCTCATGAGCTAACTGATGGAGATGCTGTAGTTTTCCAGTTAATTAAACCAACCGCAATGAAGGTAGTAATGAGACTGTATTTGAGACTTGAAAGTCATTTTTCTTGCTTCCAAACCTTTTCGTAG
- the LOC115747886 gene encoding rust resistance kinase Lr10-like, protein MARIPGWVDGNDLRSYAQVHEQMVYGFELPWLRIACEINCRQYYGCDIRDKRQNRCMLREEPTIAGELIDFYLVVLLIYGIVPFMAVKFILGAPWVMMFLIKQWRRRHLAMDQQVEEFLQSNNNFLPIRYSYSNIKKITSGLKEKLGEGGYGSVFKGRLRSGRMVAVKILKKGKANGQDFISEVSTIGRIHHVNVVGLIGFCFEGSKQALVYDFMRNGSLDKHIFSQGQGSSLDCKEVYEIALGVARGIEYLHRGCNMQILHFDIKPHNILLDEDFTPKVSDFGLARLYPTNYNTVSLTAARGTLGYMAPELVYKNLGSISYKADVYSFGKLLMEMASGRKNVDGVAECSGQIYFPSWIHDQLSAGLDVPVEQVSEEDRRIVKKIIIVALWCIQLNPSDRPSMRKVLKMLEGGLEGLQVPPKPLFYPTEMSTGDDGTWTDEGNHTISTSSTSAVTLEDSHIVYVSSSITQA, encoded by the exons ATGGCACGGATACCAGGGTGGGTTGATGGCAATGATCTTCGTTCTTATGCGCAAGTTCATGAACAGATGGTTTatgggtttgagcttccatgGCTTCGAATTGCGTGCGAGATCAATTGCAGACAATATTATGGGTGCGACATCCGCGACAAGCGCCAAAATCGGTGCATGCTCAGAGAAG AACCTACTATAGCTGGTGAGCTCATCGACTTCTATCTTGTGGTTCTCCTCATCTATGGAATCG TGCCTTTCATGGCTGTGAAATTCATCTTGGGAGCCCCATGGGTGATGATGTTTCTAATAAAGCAATGGAGGAGAAGACACTTAGCAATGGATCAACAAGTGGAAGAATTTCTACAATCTAACAATAACTTCTTGCCAATAAGGTACTCCTACtcaaacatcaagaaaatcacaagcGGTCTCAAGGAGAAACTAGGTGAGGGGGGGTACGGTTCCGTGTTCAAAGGAAGACTTCGAAGCGGCCGTATGGTAGCGGTAAAGATTCTGAAGAAAGGGAAAGCGAATGGGCAGGACTTCATTAGTGAAGTGTCTACCATCGGAAGAATTCATCATGTTAATGTGGTTGGGCTCATTGGTTTTTGCTTTGAAGGTTCAAAACAAGCTCTTGTCTACGATTTCATGCGCAATGGGTCTTTGGATAAGCACATTTTCTCACAAGGACAAGGGAGTTCTCTCGATTGCAAGGAAGTGTATGAGATTGCTCTCGGAGTAGCTAGAGGGATCGAGTATCTTCATCGAGGATGCAATATGCAAATTCTACACTTTGACATcaagcctcacaacattcttctTGACGAGGATTTCACCCCTAAAGTTTCCGACTTTGGGCTCGCGAGATTGTATCCCACGAACTACAACACCGTGTCTTTGACAGCCGCGAGAGGAACTTTAGGATACATGGCACCGGAGCTGGTCTACAAGAACCTTGGGAGCATCTCTTATAAAGCCGATGTCTATAGTTTCGGCAAATTGCTAATGGAAATGGCCAGTGGGAGGAAGAATGTGGACGGGGTTGCAGAGTGTTCCGGTCAGATTTACTTTCCTTCATGGATTCATGACCAGCTTAGTGCGGGACTCGACGTCCCGGTGGAACAAGTTAGCGAGGAGGATAGGAGAATAGTGAAGAAGATTATTATAGTTGCTCTTTGGTGCATTCAATTGAATCCTAGCGATCGCCCTTCGATGCGCAAAGTCTTGAAAATGCTTGAAGGAGGACTAGAGGGTCTACAAGTACCTCCCAAGCCACTCTTTTATCCAACAGAAATGTCAACAGGGGATGATGGAACTTGGACCGACGAAGGCAATCATACCATATCCACTTCATCAACTAGTGCAGTAACTCTTGAAGATTCTCATATCGTATATGTAAGTAGTAGTATTACACAAGCATAG
- the LOC115747866 gene encoding B3 domain-containing protein At5g42700-like isoform X2, with product MVATKPKISFEECRRKRLEENKKRMEALNLPQLSQSLRNSSSPNSTPMKQSKPRTVEKQMVVVRRSSRVANMPAPVYREVVVDRVAVPRRIYKRRDPINLVYASAEAREYAIEKAEQLQSTLEPHYPTLVKSMLPSHVSGCFWLGLPVHFCKTSLPKNDGVMTLVNEDGKEFPTIYLARKTGLSGGWKGFSVAHELTDGDAVVFQLIKPTAMKVYIVRADGFDKSEEP from the exons ATGGTGGCTACTAAGCCGAAGATATCCTTCGAGGAATGCCGTCGCAAGAGGCTGGAGGAGAACAAGAAGCGGATGGAGGCTCTCAATCTCCCTCAGCTCTCTCAATCTCTCCGAAACTCCTCCTCTCCCAACTCCACCCCT ATGAAGCAGTCCAAGCCACGCACAGTAGAGAAGCagatggtggtggtgaggaGGTCCAGTCGCGTCGCGAACATGCCCGCTCCTGTTTATAGAGAG GTGGTGGTTGATCGGGTGGCAGTGCCCAGAAG GATTTATAAGAGGAGGGATCCGATCAACCTGGTGTATGCCTCTGCTGAGGCCAGGGAATATGCAATAGAGAAGGCAGAGCAATTGCAGTCCACTCTAGAACCTCACTATCCCACCTTAGTCAAATCCATGCTCCCATCTCATGTCTCTGGTTGTTTTTGGCTG GGCCTTCCTGTCCACTTTTGCAAGACAAGCCTTCCTAAGAATGACGGGGTCATGACGTTGGTCAACGAAGATGGTAAAGAATTCCCGACAATATATTTGGCGCGGAAGACAGGACTCAGCGGAGGGTGGAAAGGGTTCTCTGTGGCTCATGAGCTAACTGATGGAGATGCTGTAGTTTTCCAGTTAATTAAACCAACCGCAATGAAG GTTTACATCGTACGAGCGGATGGCTTCGACAAGAGTGAGGAGCCCTAA
- the LOC115747866 gene encoding B3 domain-containing protein At5g42700-like isoform X1, whose translation MVATKPKISFEECRRKRLEENKKRMEALNLPQLSQSLRNSSSPNSTPMKQSKPRTVEKQMVVVRRSSRVANMPAPVYREVVVDRVAVPRRIYKRRDPINLVYASAEAREYAIEKAEQLQSTLEPHYPTLVKSMLPSHVSGCFWLGLPVHFCKTSLPKNDGVMTLVNEDGKEFPTIYLARKTGLSGGWKGFSVAHELTDGDAVVFQLIKPTAMKVVMRLYLRLESHFSCFQTFS comes from the exons ATGGTGGCTACTAAGCCGAAGATATCCTTCGAGGAATGCCGTCGCAAGAGGCTGGAGGAGAACAAGAAGCGGATGGAGGCTCTCAATCTCCCTCAGCTCTCTCAATCTCTCCGAAACTCCTCCTCTCCCAACTCCACCCCT ATGAAGCAGTCCAAGCCACGCACAGTAGAGAAGCagatggtggtggtgaggaGGTCCAGTCGCGTCGCGAACATGCCCGCTCCTGTTTATAGAGAG GTGGTGGTTGATCGGGTGGCAGTGCCCAGAAG GATTTATAAGAGGAGGGATCCGATCAACCTGGTGTATGCCTCTGCTGAGGCCAGGGAATATGCAATAGAGAAGGCAGAGCAATTGCAGTCCACTCTAGAACCTCACTATCCCACCTTAGTCAAATCCATGCTCCCATCTCATGTCTCTGGTTGTTTTTGGCTG GGCCTTCCTGTCCACTTTTGCAAGACAAGCCTTCCTAAGAATGACGGGGTCATGACGTTGGTCAACGAAGATGGTAAAGAATTCCCGACAATATATTTGGCGCGGAAGACAGGACTCAGCGGAGGGTGGAAAGGGTTCTCTGTGGCTCATGAGCTAACTGATGGAGATGCTGTAGTTTTCCAGTTAATTAAACCAACCGCAATGAAGGTAGTAATGAGACTGTATTTGAGACTTGAAAGTCATTTTTCTTGCTTCCAAACCTTTTCGTAG